From Cuculus canorus isolate bCucCan1 chromosome 32, bCucCan1.pri, whole genome shotgun sequence, the proteins below share one genomic window:
- the CCDC120 gene encoding coiled-coil domain-containing protein 120, whose amino-acid sequence MEVRGQLIAPPGPPGPPGRLQELRERQRGLRQALGLRLRELRRLCLQEAELTGKLPPEYPLEPGERPQPPPRRRAGGLPRGPLPEALRAARRELAVQLQVVEAARRLAAAPGLPPEQRRRRQRLQAEAAQRLRVLRAQIDENGSLCDLPAIENGALPPPKPPPGRPSPPRAASGSPDRRSPWTPDGAGGGPGRRSSLAGPTSPARTLPRSASSFEGRSVPATPVLARGPPICQ is encoded by the exons ATGGAGGTGAGGGGGCAGCTTATcgccccccccgggcccccGG GGCCGCCGGGGCggctgcaggagctgcgggAGCGGCAGCGGGGGCTGCGCCAGGCGCTGGGGCTGCGGCTGCGGGAGCTGCGACGCCTCTGCCTGCAGGAGGCT GAGCTGACGGGGAAGCTGCCCCCCGAATACCCCCTGGAACCTGGCGAGAGACCCCAGCCCCCACCGCGCCGCCGAGCCGGGGGGCTGCCCCGGGGACCCCTCCCTGAG GCGCTGCGAGCGGCGCGGCGGGAGCTGGCGGTGCAGCTGCAGGTGGTGGAGGCGGCTCGGCGCCTCGCGGCCGCCCCGGGTCTCCCTCCCGAGCAGCGGCGCCGGCGGCAGCGGCTCCAGGCAGAGGCGGCGCAGCGGCTGCGGGTGCTGCGGGCCCAGAtcg ACGAGAATGGTTCCTTGTGTGATCTCCCTGCAATAGAGAACG GGGCgctgccccccccaaaacccccccctGGACGCCCCTCGCCCCCCCGCGCCGCCTCCGGCAGCCCCGACCGTCGCTCCCCGTGGACCCCCGACGGTGCCGGGGGGGGCCCTGGACGACGCAGCTCCCTCGCCGGCCCCACCAG cccagcacgGACCCTTCCCCGCAGCGCATCCAGCTTTGAGGGGCGCAGCGTCCCTGCCACCCCCGTCTTGGCGCGGGGGCCCCCCATTTGCCAGTGA
- the EBP gene encoding 3-beta-hydroxysteroid-Delta(8),Delta(7)-isomerase — protein MATHPYWPRSLQLPGWTPLARPAWQCSCAVAVGAAVLAALGWALGGARGGVSRSPAHRLTLAWFLLCAGIHGVLEGYYSLWHRELPGAGGLLADVWKEYSKADSRYIMSDDFVVVMETVTAWAWGPLSFLTFVALLRRHPARYVLQLLVSLGQLYGDVLYFATEARAGWGHSDPRPLYFWVYFVGLNGLWVVVPGVLLAQAASRLASAQRSLDRAHPKAH, from the exons ATGGCGACGCACCCGTACTGGCCGCGCTCGCTGCAGCTGCCGGGCTGGACGCCGCTCGCGCGCCCCGCGTGGCAGTGCTCATGCGCGGTGGCGGTGGGCGCGGCGGTGCTGGCGGCGCTGGGCTGGGCGCTGGGCGGGGCGAGGGGCGGGGTCTCGAGAAGCCCCGCCCACCGGTTGACCCTCGCCTGGTTCCTGCTCTGCGCCGGCATCCACGGGGTCCTCGAGGGCTACTACAGCCTATGGCACCGCGAGCTGCCCGGGGCCGGGGGGCTGCTGGCCGACGTCT GGAAGGAATACTCCAAAGCCGACAGCCGCTACATTAT GAGCGATGACTTCGTGGTGGTGATGGAGACGGTGACGGCGTGGGCGTGGGGacccctcagcttcctcaccTTTGTCGCCCTCCTGCGCCGGCACCCGGCGCGCTACGTCCTGCAGCTCCTCGTCTCCCTCG ggcagCTCTACGGGGATGTGCTGTACTTCGCCACAGAGGCGCGGGCGGGTTGGGGGCACAGCGACCCACGGCCCCTCTACTTCTGGGTTTACTTCGTGGGGCTCAACGGGCTGTGGGTGGTGGTGCCTGGTGTCCTCCTGGCCCAGGCCGCCAGCCGCCTCGCCAGCGCCCAGCGCTCCCTCGACCGCGCGCACCCCAAAGCCCACTGA
- the OTUD5 gene encoding OTU domain-containing protein 5 isoform X2, with amino-acid sequence MTILPKKKPVPAPDGDADSGPDTGSDRGSEPGSERGPGGDPVVPGAGGPRPRASPPPPLRGWAGLPPAGSPPPSGGPGGGGGGGGDGPAALLGLEAAALGLTEPRGPGGGGGGGGGGGGPGHSKRRRRGVAGPSGGPGGAGGPGGLAVGLGLGPGGSPGRDEPAGGCNSEDEYEAGRAELDPAAAEQEHRFEKALREKKGFIIKRMKEDGACLFRAVADQVYGDQDMHEVVRKHCMDYLMKNADYFSNYVTEDFTTYINRKRKSTCHGNHIEMQAMAEMYNRPVEVYQYGTEPINTFHGIQHHEDEPIRVSYHRNIHYNSVVNPNKATIGVGLGLPSFKPGLAEQSLMKSAIKTSEESWIEQQMLEDKKRATDWEATNEAIEEQVARESYLQWLRDQEKQARQPRKASATCSSATAAAASGLEEWSGRSPRPRSAAPSPEHPGLHPEAPGPKPPSPGAPPPGKPPSPCAPGTSSQLGAGGGRATPPLVSLYPALECRALMQQMSPTAFGLNDWEDDEILASVLAVSQQEYLETMKTSRHRDPPTDKS; translated from the exons ATGACGATCCTCCCGAAGAAGAAACCGGTCCCGGCTCCGGACGGTGACGCCGATTCGGGGCCGGACACCGGGTCGGATCGAGGCTCTGAGCCGGGCTCTGAGCGAGGCCCCGGCGGGGATCCCGTGGtccccggggcgggggggcccCGTCCCCGCGCTTCTCCGCCGCCCCCGTTACGGGGCTGGGCCGGGCTTCCCCCCGccggttcccccccccccagcggCGGCCCcggaggcggcggcggggggggcggcgACGGCCCCGCCGCTTTGTTGGGTTTAGAAGCGGCCGCTTTGGGTTTAACGGAACCGCgggggcccggggggggcggcggaggcggcggggggggcggcggccCCGGGCACAGCAAGAGGCGGCGGAGGGGGGTGGCCGGGCCGAGCGGCGGCCCCGGGGGAGCCGGGGGGCCCGGGGGCCTCGCCGTGGGGCTGGGGCTCGGCCCCGGGGGCAGCCCCGGCAGGGACGAACCCGCGGGCGGCTGCAACAGCGAGGACGAGTACGAGGCCGGTAGGGCCGAACTGGACCCGGCGGCGGCGGAGCAG GAGCACCGGTTCGAGAAGGCGCTGCGCGAGAAGAAAGGGTTCATCATCAAACGCATGAAGGAGGACGGCGCCTGCCTCTTCCGCGCCGTCG CCGATCAGGTGTACGGAGATCAGGACATGCACGAGGTGGTGCGGAAACACTGCATGGACTAcctg ATGAAAAACGCCGACTACTTCTCCAACTACGTGACGGAGGATTTTACCACCTACATCAACCGCAAGCGCAAGAGCACGTGCCACGGCAACCACATCGAGATGCAGGCCATGGCCGAGATGTACAACCGTCCCGTTGAGGTCTACCAGTACGGCACTG AACCCATCAACACCTTCCACGGGATCCAACACCACGAGGATGAGCCAATCCGCGTCAGCTACCACCGCAACATCCACTACAACTCCGTCGTCAACCCCAACAAGGCCACCATCGgcgtggggctggggctgccctcCTTCAAACCGGGG ctGGCGGAGCAGTCGCTGATGAAAAGCGCCATCAAAACGTCGGAGGAGTCGTGGATTGAGCAGCAGATGTTGGAGGACAAGAAACGCGCCACCGACTGGGAGGCCACCAACGAGGCCATCGAGGAGCAGGTGGCTCGCGAGTCCTACCTGCAGTGGCTGCGTGACCAGGAGAAGCAAGCGCGGCAG CCACGCAAGGCCAGCGCCACGTGCAGCTCGGCGACGGCGGCGGCGGCCAGCGGGCTGGAGGAGTGGAGCGGGCGCTCGCCGCGACCCCGCAGCGCCGCCCCTTCGCCCGAGCACCCCGGGCTGCACCCCGAAGCGCCCGGCCCCAAACCCCCCTCGCCCGGAGCCCCCCCGCCCGGCAAACCCCCCTCACCCTGTGCCCCag GGACCAGTAGCCAACTGGGAGCAGGGGGGGGCCGGGCCACCCCCCCTTTGGTGTCGCTGTACCCCGCGCTGGAGTGCAGAGCCCTCATGCAGCAGATGTCGCCCACCGCCTTCG GCCTGAACGACTGGGAGGACGACGAGATCCTGGCGTCGGTGCTGGCCGTGTCGCAGCAGGAATACCTGGAGACCATGAAGACCTCCCGCCACAGAGACCCCCCCACCGACAAGAGTTGA
- the OTUD5 gene encoding OTU domain-containing protein 5 isoform X1, whose protein sequence is MTILPKKKPVPAPDGDADSGPDTGSDRGSEPGSERGPGGDPVVPGAGGPRPRASPPPPLRGWAGLPPAGSPPPSGGPGGGGGGGGDGPAALLGLEAAALGLTEPRGPGGGGGGGGGGGGPGHSKRRRRGVAGPSGGPGGAGGPGGLAVGLGLGPGGSPGRDEPAGGCNSEDEYEAGRAELDPAAAEQQEHRFEKALREKKGFIIKRMKEDGACLFRAVADQVYGDQDMHEVVRKHCMDYLMKNADYFSNYVTEDFTTYINRKRKSTCHGNHIEMQAMAEMYNRPVEVYQYGTEPINTFHGIQHHEDEPIRVSYHRNIHYNSVVNPNKATIGVGLGLPSFKPGLAEQSLMKSAIKTSEESWIEQQMLEDKKRATDWEATNEAIEEQVARESYLQWLRDQEKQARQPRKASATCSSATAAAASGLEEWSGRSPRPRSAAPSPEHPGLHPEAPGPKPPSPGAPPPGKPPSPCAPGTSSQLGAGGGRATPPLVSLYPALECRALMQQMSPTAFGLNDWEDDEILASVLAVSQQEYLETMKTSRHRDPPTDKS, encoded by the exons ATGACGATCCTCCCGAAGAAGAAACCGGTCCCGGCTCCGGACGGTGACGCCGATTCGGGGCCGGACACCGGGTCGGATCGAGGCTCTGAGCCGGGCTCTGAGCGAGGCCCCGGCGGGGATCCCGTGGtccccggggcgggggggcccCGTCCCCGCGCTTCTCCGCCGCCCCCGTTACGGGGCTGGGCCGGGCTTCCCCCCGccggttcccccccccccagcggCGGCCCcggaggcggcggcggggggggcggcgACGGCCCCGCCGCTTTGTTGGGTTTAGAAGCGGCCGCTTTGGGTTTAACGGAACCGCgggggcccggggggggcggcggaggcggcggggggggcggcggccCCGGGCACAGCAAGAGGCGGCGGAGGGGGGTGGCCGGGCCGAGCGGCGGCCCCGGGGGAGCCGGGGGGCCCGGGGGCCTCGCCGTGGGGCTGGGGCTCGGCCCCGGGGGCAGCCCCGGCAGGGACGAACCCGCGGGCGGCTGCAACAGCGAGGACGAGTACGAGGCCGGTAGGGCCGAACTGGACCCGGCGGCGGCGGAGCAG CAGGAGCACCGGTTCGAGAAGGCGCTGCGCGAGAAGAAAGGGTTCATCATCAAACGCATGAAGGAGGACGGCGCCTGCCTCTTCCGCGCCGTCG CCGATCAGGTGTACGGAGATCAGGACATGCACGAGGTGGTGCGGAAACACTGCATGGACTAcctg ATGAAAAACGCCGACTACTTCTCCAACTACGTGACGGAGGATTTTACCACCTACATCAACCGCAAGCGCAAGAGCACGTGCCACGGCAACCACATCGAGATGCAGGCCATGGCCGAGATGTACAACCGTCCCGTTGAGGTCTACCAGTACGGCACTG AACCCATCAACACCTTCCACGGGATCCAACACCACGAGGATGAGCCAATCCGCGTCAGCTACCACCGCAACATCCACTACAACTCCGTCGTCAACCCCAACAAGGCCACCATCGgcgtggggctggggctgccctcCTTCAAACCGGGG ctGGCGGAGCAGTCGCTGATGAAAAGCGCCATCAAAACGTCGGAGGAGTCGTGGATTGAGCAGCAGATGTTGGAGGACAAGAAACGCGCCACCGACTGGGAGGCCACCAACGAGGCCATCGAGGAGCAGGTGGCTCGCGAGTCCTACCTGCAGTGGCTGCGTGACCAGGAGAAGCAAGCGCGGCAG CCACGCAAGGCCAGCGCCACGTGCAGCTCGGCGACGGCGGCGGCGGCCAGCGGGCTGGAGGAGTGGAGCGGGCGCTCGCCGCGACCCCGCAGCGCCGCCCCTTCGCCCGAGCACCCCGGGCTGCACCCCGAAGCGCCCGGCCCCAAACCCCCCTCGCCCGGAGCCCCCCCGCCCGGCAAACCCCCCTCACCCTGTGCCCCag GGACCAGTAGCCAACTGGGAGCAGGGGGGGGCCGGGCCACCCCCCCTTTGGTGTCGCTGTACCCCGCGCTGGAGTGCAGAGCCCTCATGCAGCAGATGTCGCCCACCGCCTTCG GCCTGAACGACTGGGAGGACGACGAGATCCTGGCGTCGGTGCTGGCCGTGTCGCAGCAGGAATACCTGGAGACCATGAAGACCTCCCGCCACAGAGACCCCCCCACCGACAAGAGTTGA
- the SRPK3 gene encoding SRSF protein kinase 3 isoform X1 has translation MELRGGGAPARGDPGKRKKKRKKDKKQTPAPRTPSPPEAASPEPPPPLPLLPEGLPVSDEGEQEDPRDYCQGGYYPVRIGDLFNGRYHVVRKLGWGHFSTVWLCWDLRRKRFVALKVVKSAPQYTETALDEIKLLKCVRDSDPSDPKRENIVQLIDDFRVSGVNGVHVCMVLEVLGPQLLRWIIKSNYQGLPLPCVKSILRQVLEGLDYLHTKCKIIHTDIKPENVLLCVGDPFVRQLAAQAARWARGEGPPKSAVSSAPQDVPERLSRAQRRRRRRRQRRQSRLLAQRLRDLERQSESGGSPGAPNGLEAPHREAPDASSPPSGASSSGVHTLRSGGSSASGGAGGAPPRRPPSPSSASDSLLTPTSGSLLSGGSGGPPSTLGSVGPEGQENPLDPHCAPRLRIKIADLGNGCWVHRHFTESIQTRQYRALEVLLGAGYGPPADIWSTACMAFELATGDYLFEPHSGEDYSRDEDHLAHVIELLGEIPRHVALGGRYSREFFNRRGELRHIRHLRPWGLRAVLQEKYEWPRGAAAAFARFLRPMLAYEPARRATAAQCLRHPWLLP, from the exons ATGGAGCTGCGCGGGGGGGGGGCGCCGGCGAGGGGCG ATCCcggcaagagaaagaaaaagcgcaaaaaggacaaaaaacaGACCCCGGCGCCGCG gacccccagccccccagaAGCTGCGTCCCCCGAGCCCCCTCCTCCGCTGCCGCTGCTCCCCGAGGGGCTGCCGGTCTCTGACgagggggagcaggaggacCCCCGTGATTATTGCCAAG GTGGGTATTACCCCGTACGGATCGGGGACCTCTTCAACGGGCGCTACCATGTCGTGCGCaagctgggatggggacacttCTCCACCGTTTGGCTCTGCTGGGACCTCCG GCGGAAGCGTTTCGTGGCGCTGAAGGTGGTGAAGAGCGCGCCCCAATACACAGAGACTGCGCTGGATGAGATCAAACTGCTCAAATGC GTCCGCGACTCTGACCCCAGTGACCCTAAGCGGGAGAACATTGTGCAGCTCATCGATGACTTCCGCGTTTCGGGAGTCAACGGTGTCC ACGTGTGCAtggtgctggaggtgctgggccCCCAGCTCCTGCGCtggatcatcaaatccaactaCCAagggctgcccctgccctgcgTCAAGAGCATCTTGCGGCAG GTGCTGGAGGGGCTGGATTACCTGCACACCAAATGCAAGATCATCCACACGGACATCAAACCCGAGAACGTGCTCCTCTGCGTCGGAGATCCCTTTGTGCGGCAGCTGGCGGCGCAGGCCGCGCGCTGGGCCCGGGGGGAGGGCCCCCCAAAAAGTGCAG TGAGCTCCGCTCCCCAGGACGTCCCC GAGCGCCTCTCCCGTGCCCAGCGACGCCGCAGACGCCGGCGGCAGCGGCGCCAGAGCCGCCTCCTCGCCCAGCGCCTGCGTGACCTGGAGCGGCAAAGCGAGAGCGGGGGCTCCCCGGGGGCCCCCAACGGCCTCG AGGCACCCCACCGCGAGGCCCCCGACGCGAGCAGCCCCCCCAGCGGCGCCTCCTCCTCAGGGGTTCACACCCTGCGCTCGGGGGGCTCCTCCGCCTCGGGCGGGGCAGGCGGggcccccccccgccgcccccccagccccagctccgcCTCCGACTCCCTGCTCACCCCCACCTCGGGCTCCCTGCTCtcggggggctcaggggggccccccagcaccctcg gctcCGTGGGGCCGGAGGGGCAGGAGAACCCCCTGGACCCCCACTGCGCCCCACGGCTGCGCATCAAGATCGCCGACCTGGGCAACGGCTGCTGGGTG CACCGTCACTTCACGGAGTCGATTCAGACACGGCAGTACCGGGCgctggaggtgctgctgggCGCCGGCTACGGCCCCCCCGCCGACATCTGGAGCACCGCCTGCATG GCCTTTGAGCTGGCGACGGGCGATTACCTCTTCGAGCCCCATTCAGGGGAGGATTACAGCCGGGATGAGG ACCACCTGGCGCACGTGATCGAGCTGCTGGGCGAGATCCCCCGGCACGTGGCGCTGGGCGGGCGCTACTCCAGGGAGTTCTTCAACCGCCGAG GGGAGCTGCGCCACATCCGCCACCTGCGGCCATGGGGGCTGCGGGCGGTGCTGCAGGAGAAATACGAGTGGCCCCGCGGTGCCGCCGCCGCCTTCGCCCGCTTCCTGCGCCCCATGCTGGCCTACGAGCCCGCCCGGCGCGCCACAGCCGCCCAGTGCCTGCGGCACCCCTGGCTGCTGCCCTAA
- the SRPK3 gene encoding SRSF protein kinase 3 isoform X2 codes for MELRGGGAPARGDPGKRKKKRKKDKKQTPAPRTPSPPEAASPEPPPPLPLLPEGLPVSDEGEQEDPRDYCQGGYYPVRIGDLFNGRYHVVRKLGWGHFSTVWLCWDLRRKRFVALKVVKSAPQYTETALDEIKLLKCVRDSDPSDPKRENIVQLIDDFRVSGVNGVLEGLDYLHTKCKIIHTDIKPENVLLCVGDPFVRQLAAQAARWARGEGPPKSAVSSAPQDVPERLSRAQRRRRRRRQRRQSRLLAQRLRDLERQSESGGSPGAPNGLEAPHREAPDASSPPSGASSSGVHTLRSGGSSASGGAGGAPPRRPPSPSSASDSLLTPTSGSLLSGGSGGPPSTLGSVGPEGQENPLDPHCAPRLRIKIADLGNGCWVHRHFTESIQTRQYRALEVLLGAGYGPPADIWSTACMAFELATGDYLFEPHSGEDYSRDEDHLAHVIELLGEIPRHVALGGRYSREFFNRRGELRHIRHLRPWGLRAVLQEKYEWPRGAAAAFARFLRPMLAYEPARRATAAQCLRHPWLLP; via the exons ATGGAGCTGCGCGGGGGGGGGGCGCCGGCGAGGGGCG ATCCcggcaagagaaagaaaaagcgcaaaaaggacaaaaaacaGACCCCGGCGCCGCG gacccccagccccccagaAGCTGCGTCCCCCGAGCCCCCTCCTCCGCTGCCGCTGCTCCCCGAGGGGCTGCCGGTCTCTGACgagggggagcaggaggacCCCCGTGATTATTGCCAAG GTGGGTATTACCCCGTACGGATCGGGGACCTCTTCAACGGGCGCTACCATGTCGTGCGCaagctgggatggggacacttCTCCACCGTTTGGCTCTGCTGGGACCTCCG GCGGAAGCGTTTCGTGGCGCTGAAGGTGGTGAAGAGCGCGCCCCAATACACAGAGACTGCGCTGGATGAGATCAAACTGCTCAAATGC GTCCGCGACTCTGACCCCAGTGACCCTAAGCGGGAGAACATTGTGCAGCTCATCGATGACTTCCGCGTTTCGGGAGTCAACGGT GTGCTGGAGGGGCTGGATTACCTGCACACCAAATGCAAGATCATCCACACGGACATCAAACCCGAGAACGTGCTCCTCTGCGTCGGAGATCCCTTTGTGCGGCAGCTGGCGGCGCAGGCCGCGCGCTGGGCCCGGGGGGAGGGCCCCCCAAAAAGTGCAG TGAGCTCCGCTCCCCAGGACGTCCCC GAGCGCCTCTCCCGTGCCCAGCGACGCCGCAGACGCCGGCGGCAGCGGCGCCAGAGCCGCCTCCTCGCCCAGCGCCTGCGTGACCTGGAGCGGCAAAGCGAGAGCGGGGGCTCCCCGGGGGCCCCCAACGGCCTCG AGGCACCCCACCGCGAGGCCCCCGACGCGAGCAGCCCCCCCAGCGGCGCCTCCTCCTCAGGGGTTCACACCCTGCGCTCGGGGGGCTCCTCCGCCTCGGGCGGGGCAGGCGGggcccccccccgccgcccccccagccccagctccgcCTCCGACTCCCTGCTCACCCCCACCTCGGGCTCCCTGCTCtcggggggctcaggggggccccccagcaccctcg gctcCGTGGGGCCGGAGGGGCAGGAGAACCCCCTGGACCCCCACTGCGCCCCACGGCTGCGCATCAAGATCGCCGACCTGGGCAACGGCTGCTGGGTG CACCGTCACTTCACGGAGTCGATTCAGACACGGCAGTACCGGGCgctggaggtgctgctgggCGCCGGCTACGGCCCCCCCGCCGACATCTGGAGCACCGCCTGCATG GCCTTTGAGCTGGCGACGGGCGATTACCTCTTCGAGCCCCATTCAGGGGAGGATTACAGCCGGGATGAGG ACCACCTGGCGCACGTGATCGAGCTGCTGGGCGAGATCCCCCGGCACGTGGCGCTGGGCGGGCGCTACTCCAGGGAGTTCTTCAACCGCCGAG GGGAGCTGCGCCACATCCGCCACCTGCGGCCATGGGGGCTGCGGGCGGTGCTGCAGGAGAAATACGAGTGGCCCCGCGGTGCCGCCGCCGCCTTCGCCCGCTTCCTGCGCCCCATGCTGGCCTACGAGCCCGCCCGGCGCGCCACAGCCGCCCAGTGCCTGCGGCACCCCTGGCTGCTGCCCTAA
- the SRPK3 gene encoding SRSF protein kinase 3 isoform X3, with product MGTLLHRLALLGPPVVKSAPQYTETALDEIKLLKCVRDSDPSDPKRENIVQLIDDFRVSGVNGVHVCMVLEVLGPQLLRWIIKSNYQGLPLPCVKSILRQVLEGLDYLHTKCKIIHTDIKPENVLLCVGDPFVRQLAAQAARWARGEGPPKSAVSSAPQDVPERLSRAQRRRRRRRQRRQSRLLAQRLRDLERQSESGGSPGAPNGLEAPHREAPDASSPPSGASSSGVHTLRSGGSSASGGAGGAPPRRPPSPSSASDSLLTPTSGSLLSGGSGGPPSTLGSVGPEGQENPLDPHCAPRLRIKIADLGNGCWVHRHFTESIQTRQYRALEVLLGAGYGPPADIWSTACMAFELATGDYLFEPHSGEDYSRDEDHLAHVIELLGEIPRHVALGGRYSREFFNRRGELRHIRHLRPWGLRAVLQEKYEWPRGAAAAFARFLRPMLAYEPARRATAAQCLRHPWLLP from the exons atggggacacttCTCCACCGTTTGGCTCTGCTGGGACCTCCG GTGGTGAAGAGCGCGCCCCAATACACAGAGACTGCGCTGGATGAGATCAAACTGCTCAAATGC GTCCGCGACTCTGACCCCAGTGACCCTAAGCGGGAGAACATTGTGCAGCTCATCGATGACTTCCGCGTTTCGGGAGTCAACGGTGTCC ACGTGTGCAtggtgctggaggtgctgggccCCCAGCTCCTGCGCtggatcatcaaatccaactaCCAagggctgcccctgccctgcgTCAAGAGCATCTTGCGGCAG GTGCTGGAGGGGCTGGATTACCTGCACACCAAATGCAAGATCATCCACACGGACATCAAACCCGAGAACGTGCTCCTCTGCGTCGGAGATCCCTTTGTGCGGCAGCTGGCGGCGCAGGCCGCGCGCTGGGCCCGGGGGGAGGGCCCCCCAAAAAGTGCAG TGAGCTCCGCTCCCCAGGACGTCCCC GAGCGCCTCTCCCGTGCCCAGCGACGCCGCAGACGCCGGCGGCAGCGGCGCCAGAGCCGCCTCCTCGCCCAGCGCCTGCGTGACCTGGAGCGGCAAAGCGAGAGCGGGGGCTCCCCGGGGGCCCCCAACGGCCTCG AGGCACCCCACCGCGAGGCCCCCGACGCGAGCAGCCCCCCCAGCGGCGCCTCCTCCTCAGGGGTTCACACCCTGCGCTCGGGGGGCTCCTCCGCCTCGGGCGGGGCAGGCGGggcccccccccgccgcccccccagccccagctccgcCTCCGACTCCCTGCTCACCCCCACCTCGGGCTCCCTGCTCtcggggggctcaggggggccccccagcaccctcg gctcCGTGGGGCCGGAGGGGCAGGAGAACCCCCTGGACCCCCACTGCGCCCCACGGCTGCGCATCAAGATCGCCGACCTGGGCAACGGCTGCTGGGTG CACCGTCACTTCACGGAGTCGATTCAGACACGGCAGTACCGGGCgctggaggtgctgctgggCGCCGGCTACGGCCCCCCCGCCGACATCTGGAGCACCGCCTGCATG GCCTTTGAGCTGGCGACGGGCGATTACCTCTTCGAGCCCCATTCAGGGGAGGATTACAGCCGGGATGAGG ACCACCTGGCGCACGTGATCGAGCTGCTGGGCGAGATCCCCCGGCACGTGGCGCTGGGCGGGCGCTACTCCAGGGAGTTCTTCAACCGCCGAG GGGAGCTGCGCCACATCCGCCACCTGCGGCCATGGGGGCTGCGGGCGGTGCTGCAGGAGAAATACGAGTGGCCCCGCGGTGCCGCCGCCGCCTTCGCCCGCTTCCTGCGCCCCATGCTGGCCTACGAGCCCGCCCGGCGCGCCACAGCCGCCCAGTGCCTGCGGCACCCCTGGCTGCTGCCCTAA